The genomic DNA GTGGTAGCAACTGGCGGGTAGGAGTTTATGATTGCCTCGCATGTCTGTTTATAGAAATTGGGGTAGCTAACTAGTTTTGTGATCGCAAAGCTGCAAATGTCACCTTCCTCAATCATTGGACTGCGAATCACCTTAGGCTCGTACTCACTGGCCAAATTGATTGTTGGAAATATGCGCTATATCTTCCAAAATCTTCAATCCCTGTCAGCTGATCGAGGAAAATCAACAATGCGACCACCTTAACCGACCTCTTGAAAGCAAGGAATCATTAATTCAAGGGATCCAAAGACTTCAAAAACTTGTTGAACTGATATCGATCCATGCTAGATGCAGCCAAATTAACACCAAGAAGTCAGCCCATGTCGTGGGCAGTTCATGCGGCGTAGAATGACCTACCTCGTTGGCACAGGCCAGATCAGCCCAGCGTCCGACCATTTCACGATTGACCCTGTTCGATTTGAGCAATTAAAGTATTGAATCATCTTGTAAGCTGATGAAACCTGATATATGGTCGCTTACTTTTGGAAAATATCCGAGTTTCTGGCTTGACGGCACTTTTCTAGGTACTTGAGGATGGTTAGTTAGGAATTACGGCGACACGTTACATCACTCACCTCCCTCCAAAGCCTCCTGGCACCAGTCTGCATAGACTCATACACTCCGTACCTAAATAAAGCACCAGCTACTGGTTCCTGATTGCGTTGCTCAATGAGGCGCCCAAACTGAGTCTTAACTTCTAACGCCTACCTCTAGCTCCTTCAGATTGATTGCTTTGCATAAGACGTGGGTTCCAAATTTGTTGCTTGCAATTGGCACGATATCATCACTTCATATGTCGTGGTAGCCTAATCTTGATGTATAGCATAAAAGCGGAGACTAACCTGATTTGATTGAGGAATGACTTTCTGTCTTCCAATGTTCCTCTTTCAAGAAGTTGTTGACAGAGGTAGTTACCGCATGATGTGTAGCACAGGGGTTTAGCCCAGTCAATAATGGATTTAGTAAGGATTGTAGATGGTTCTGATGTATCGGACACTCCAAAGCGGGCCTGCGCCAAGATTGCAATCAGCGTTTCCATCATCCAGTAATGAGACAAGCATTGCTGGCCAGCTCAACGACTCACGGTGAGTGCTTTGACGGCCGTTTTCAATCCCGTGCTATGCACGCATCAGCACAAGCTTCAGAGCTGGTTCATCTACCTTTCATGATTGTTTTTAGGTTGACAATAGGCAAGAGTCCAAACAATGGCTCTAATAAGGTGAGTAGGCATGGTGGCGAAATTGAACGTTCCTTGCACAACGCTTTGCACAACTACATGAGGGGCTGAGTATACTGATTTCTGTGTCTGTAACATGTGCATGCCATTAGTGGTAACTTAATCAATTTATGATGCACTAACAGAGCTGTTTTCATCTGCAAAAGGGTTTGCACCAAAAGTATTGGTTATATCCTGAAGTCCCTGCGTGAGGCTTGAATTTGACATGGTAGAGTCGGACAGAGAGTCTTTCATTTCCAAAAGAGTGGACGTTGGCCGAGTATTAGTTTGTTGATTCTTATAATTGTTAACCTTGGACAACGTTGAGTTTGCAGCAGGCTTGTCTAGGTTTCCATTCACAATAAACTGCCGGAGACGTCGATTTTCCATTGTAAGCTGTTGAATCTTGGCATCTGCCAACACAAGCCGCTTGATAACAGAGTTCAGCATTGATACAAAACTATAGAGTATTGCATACCTCTTCAACGGCACTAACAGATTGCTGCTGGAAGCTCCAACCTTGATGTTGAGTAACAGGTGGACTCCAGGGTCCAACGTCGAGGCCTGGCAAGAAAGGACCGGAGAATTTGGGAGGGAGAATTTCGTGAGGCTGGGTCGGGCTGAGCCCCTTCCCATCACCAGTTAAGAGCATAAACCACTTAAACATGGAATACTTACCTTATCCTTCCAATTTGAGGACTCCGAGGGTGGCGACGATAATCCTTTGGTATGTTGTTGAGTATTAGGCCGTATAGAATTACCAGACGACAATCTACTAATAGGGATGCCGTGGAATTCCTTGTCTAGATATTCTTCTCTTGCAGGGAATTTCTGTCTTTGTGAAATGCTAGAACTTGCAATGGATGGAGGCATCCATGGTGAGAAAGGTTGAAAAGCCATGCTGTTGACGATTGAGGCCGTTAGGATAATGGAGGATGCTTCAGAGTGATATATGTTGGATAAGAGTACTGTAGATACTGAGTGTGTGATGGTTAAATGGGACTTTTGAACTATTTATAGTGACAGAGGAATAGTGCTTTGCTTGTGTACAGGGATTattgaaagaaagaaagagagctGACGTTGAATCATGCAAGTGGTATCAACGGCACTGgtgcgagaagaagactaCTAACGAACGCTGCTGCCCGACCGGCGGCTCAAAGAGAGTCGCGCCGGAACCTGGCACCCCGCAAGTTGGGTCCGAGTCACGTGACTCCTGAttttgatcttcttccttgttgGCGCTCTGCCCTGGTGAACGATTCTACTCCGTCTGTCTGCTAGTATAGTAGTATTTATGCATGAGGTTGTGCCCATAAAGCCgctgccttttcttctcagAACATGCAGCAACTCCTCAGTAAGTTCTGCTGACTTCACAGCGCATGAGCTAACACCGCCCCCCAAGATCCGTTCGCGCAAAAGTACCCAGATGCCGTAGATTCCACCCTCTTTACCCAGGGTGTATGCCTCGCTTTCAATCGGTCGGGACCGTTTGCAGGACATTATCTTGCCGTTGGCAATAGCCATGGGACTGTAGAAATCTGGGATGTTGAGACTAGGGGTGTCGTCAGAATACTTGAAGGACATGTCAAAGCTGTTGAAGGACTCAGGTacattttcctcttcttgccagTAGAGCCCAAGTTGATCTTTCCGATAGCTGGTCTCGAAACAATCGCTACCTTCTATCCGCTTCCTCAGATGGTACTGCCATAGTGTGGGATCTTTCTGTGTTACCACATCCTCTTTTGTCGCCTCGTACGCCGTTGACGGGTGAGCCTCACGCAGGCCCGTCCTCAGCCCGGCTTCACACAGTCCGCTTCGATTCGCCTGTGATCAGTGCCTCTTTTCACCCCCGCAACAGTCGAATTATTTTAGCCGTCCTTTCATGTGGTGAAGCAGTTATTGTTGATatgagaaaaggaggaggaaagtaTAGGCTGGAAGACGTTTCAGACGAAGACGAAACAGCTGTCAACAGAAAGCGGTAGGCCAAACAGCTCaaaagaaagtggaagCCACCTAACACGCGGTGCAGGATATCAATGACATGCGGAGACTTCTCTCCTTGTGGATCTCGCGTTTATGTTGGAACGTCAAATGGGATGCTGATTGTAATCGACCCGATGACCAGACAGGTATGCAACATCTCTGGCAAACGCAAACATTAACTGTCAATTCAGATCTTACAGCGGGCCAAACTTGCTAATTCTGGGATTCGACAACTATCATTTGATACTTCCGGTTTGTAAGTATTTTGCACTACATTTTCGTGGCCTTTGAGTTTACAATGGACACAGCCATCTCTTAACTTCTGCTACTGACCGGGCGCTCCGTCTGCTTCATATTGATCCCCTCACCCTCTCATTAAGCCCTCTCCACCGCTTCCAAGATCTTATCAATCGCACACCTTGGAATTCTATTGGATTTTCTGGAGATGCTGAATATGTGATGGGTGGCGCAGCACATAAGATGGCGCACAACGTGTTTATTTGGGATAGAGAGAGTGGTGTCTTGGTCAAGGTGCTTGAAGGGCCTAAAGAACCTCTGATAGCTTGTACTGTGAGCGCGATGTGCTTTGCTGCAAAACTACAAGCAGGTGTCTGACTGAAAGATCAGTGGCATCCTACTAAACCGATCATTGCATCAATAACAACATCCGGCGACGTACATGTTTGGCAGACATCATCACCTGATAACTGGGCAGCTTTTGCTCCCGGCTTCgaggagctggaagagaatgTGGAATatgatgagagagaggatgagttCGATATTGTAAGCCTTAATATCTTTCTACACGTATGGTTGCTGATACATTTAGTAGGAAGATGAGACTGAGCTCAATCGCCGTAAAgatcttgaagaagacatcATTATTGATCTCCTTACCCCTCAAGAAGATGCTTTCCCCCGTAGAGCAAGACCAATTATATCTCTACCGTCTAACATAATCTTTGCCAACGACGATGAACAACTAGAAGCGATGCGATTCATCGAGAGCATTTCCAACGTGGCGAAGTGGGCTGACAGAGAAGCAGCTGTATATGAGGATGCACTTGTgagtggggatggggaaCAGGAGGAATTAGGAGAAGCCGCAAATGGAGCAGCGGATGGAGACGATTGGGAGGGCTTTTATCTTTCTCAAGATCTCCTATCAGACATCAGGAGTGATGACGCCGGAACTTGAGTATGTGAGTGGCTTGCTGCAACGCCGATCATTCATACATACAAAAATCTCTTCAAATTTTGGGTGAAATACAGAATGCTTCCTTCAATCATGGATTACCTTGCCGTTTACTTTCGTCTATGTAGCAGTATATCTGTCAGCCCAACCAAATTGTTGAAGCAGAATGCAAATCATACTTACATGCTCGATACGCTGCCTTTAGtgtctcctccttttcctttagCTGTGCATCTTGAGTTGCGCTGGTTGTATTTTCGGGGCGAGGAGGAACGGGCGGTGGGGCATGAGTGGTAGTATGGGATGCTTCGCGCTGCTTTGAAGCTGGCGTCTCTACCCTAACAAAATCTTCCCCATGAGTCTCGCCCTCTTTACGGATAGCCAAGAATGCCTATACGAGAAGATCAGCGTCACACCAAACTTTCCTCATGATAGGTTTGACCGCACCTCGCCCATCAAACCCAAAGCAACAGCCCTCGAATGCAACTTCTCTTTCGGCAATGTTGGATCTGACAGAACCTTTTCACACGTATCTCTTACAACACTCTCCACTTCGAGCTTCACTCCTTTCCACATCGTCCTCATGCCTTGCTCCGCAGCTTGTTCTTCGAGTTTACGCAGCTCATCCGCCGACATGCCACTTTGCTCAGCCCTTTGGAGCCGTTCGAATACTGCCTTCAGCTCCATTGCTGAACGAAGAGTGGATACGGTATCAGATACCACGTTGAAACTGGATTTAGCACCGTGGAACCAGCCTAATGGAGCAAATTGGGACGATGCCTAAATAAAGGGTCAGAAAGGCCGGAAGATTTGTTGTGCCAGACAAATACCACATACAAGGTGCTGGCTAGATTTGGCTTGATACGTCTTCCCTATGGCGTGTAGTAACTCAACGCCATAATTTTCGTCTTTGAGATCACTGCGAAATGTCAAGTTCTACAATATTTATGGAAATCGTTTTGCCTCACTCAGCTTCCAAACGACAGATTTCCTTGAAACTCGCTCCAACCATCTCGTCTTGAGGTCCTTTGGCAGCTTCCGTGTAGATATTGAGCTTGTTGATCAAATGCGTAGCTAACTGATCGACTCTAGCCTGCCTCTGTCTggccttctcttctgcaaCTTTCTTTTCGCGGGACCACTTCTTCTGTGCGCCCGCGGGGGTCAATATAGGCTTGCCGTTGGGTCCAATAGTAAAATCGCTTGGATCTTCTTcgtgttgttgttggaatGCTTCCTTCATATCTTTGCCTGCCTCCGTGTCAATTTCGGTCTCCAATAATCACAAGATCGTGCACATACCGATACTAATGTTACCGATCAATACTTCGAAACGATCACCTCCAAACATCTTGCCGAACACCTCCTCTGGGTCATGGAATCCGCCAGCAGGCTCTGACATTCCACCCCCGTTCTTCTGGCCAAATTCATTATATTTGTGTCGGAGCTCAGGATCCGATAGAACTTGATATGCCACAGATATTTCTTTGAACTGGTGAGAATGAACGTTAGTAGTGTCGCCATATCATTACCCGAACAAAAGGATGTCGGCGTACTTTTTCCTCTGCATCTGGGTCATCCCGATTCTATGGTTTAGACGTAAGTTGAAAATTCGTTAGAAATGTAGACGGTTAAAGTTACCTTGTCAGGGTGTAACTTTATGGCTAACCGCCTATAggccttcttcacctcctcTGTCGTACACTGACTGTCCAATCCCAAAACATCATAATAAGCTAGGTCGAGCGGATCCTTGTCAGTCCCAATACTCCTTGTGCGGGGAGCGGCTTTTGATGTCGacgaagagcttgagccAGATGGTTTTGGTTGGGGGTGGGTAAATAATTGCTTGCATCTATACGAGTAAGGCCATAGTATGGCGAAATCAGCTTTCCACTGGCTTATACTATTGCTGATGATAGCTACGACCTACGCTGAACAGCGGACGCGAAGACCCCCTATAAAAGTCGGAGGGATCATATATTCTTGTTCAGAACGACAGCTGGGGCAATCAGCAGGGATGTAGGTGCCCCTCGGTCTGGAGTCTACGATGGTTGACATAGCTTGTAAGTTGATGTAGCGAGATGTCTATAAGGAGAGATTTCTGTTGTTATCCTAATTCTGGAAGACGGCAGACCCCTTTCAGATGGCTATGCTACTGATATGAAAAGTAAATGGAATGATCGTCCGAAGTAATTATTGGATCCATCAGATCATCGATGTCCTTCCTGCCTTACGGTGGGTGGCGGTCGATTAGATCCGGACTTTTACGTAAGATGAGATAGAGGAAGAACCTAGTCATGACGTCTGACGagtttccttcctttttgcATCCCGAGTTGTTGCAAGCCAGCATCGGTCACTATTTCCAATCATTATTATCCCCTTATCAAAATAATTCACCCAATTTTATGCCTGATTAGCCAATAGACCTAAACAGTCCTCTGTCACAACATGTTTCGGGGGGCCCATATTGCATTGTAAAAAAATTCTGCTATAAAGCCTCCTACGGCAACGACCTTTTAAGCCGTTTGCTCCTGCGTTGCCCCTGTCCGGATTCAAAAatgccatcctctccaGGTAAGAACTTCTTTCCTTTGTGTGGTTTCTCTTCCAATGTGTCATTGTCCTTTGCTTTAACTAGCTCTGACGAGCTCTCGGAAGCCTTCGCTTTGCGTGACTTGGAAGCCTGCGAGCTGACACTAACGAAACTATCCCAACCACCTTTTGTACCAAGCTCAACAATGGCATTGTATGCAGCGTCATCTACTGGCTGAACACCTGCAGTCGGCGTGAGAAAGGGCTCTTTCCAGCCATACCAAGTCCACTCACTTAACCGGCCCCTGTTAACCAGTGACATGTTTTTGATAGCTTCTAATCCGCGATCGCCGATATAAGATACTTCTTTTGGAAGGTTGGATAGTGTTGCCAGGTGTTTTATCAAAGCAAGAGTCGGGGGATAGTCCAGCCTTCGCTTGAACCTGACATCTACCTATCATCGTGTCAATGAATAAGTAAGACAAATCCTATGGGGATTTGGATTCTTTTGAACTTACCATAAACCACGTGGGAGAATCTTGCTTTGATTTGGGGTCGAAATATGGATGATCTCTGTTGCGAGAGTGCGTGAATAATGAGAGGAAGTGACTTTACTTACATTATTATGGATTGTACTTACGGATCCCACGCTGTAACTGTGTATTACCTGAGCATCAATGGGAAGTAATACAACAGCATATGTATCTCGTACTGACAATCTGGGTACCCTTCTTTGGAAATTTCTGCCACTGCGAAGACCCCAGGCACCTTACAATTGCTATGATAGAACAGGACCTGCAAGTGTCAGACAGAAATCAAAATTAGCCTTTGTGAGCTTGAATACCTATAGCTGGAAAGGCAAACCTTGTCACCTAATTTCATCTTTTCCCGCATGATTTTCTTAGCCTCGTGATTCCGCACGCCTGAGTATGTTCAGCCATAGACAATCCATTACGGGTGCACAAAGCCACCGTACCATCCCAAGGTGATACCCTGCAGAATTTGCCATTGGCCGTTTGCCAAAACTCAGAGTAAAAGGGGGACATACCCA from Cryptococcus neoformans var. neoformans JEC21 chromosome 3 sequence includes the following:
- a CDS encoding chaperone regulator, putative gives rise to the protein MSTIVDSRPRGTYIPADCPSCRSEQEYMIPPTFIGGLRVRCSACKQLFTHPQPKPSGSSSSSTSKAAPRTRSIGTDKDPLDLAYYDVLGLDSQCTTEEVKKAYRRLAIKLHPDKNRDDPDAEEKFKEISVAYQVLSDPELRHKYNEFGQKNGGGMSEPAGGFHDPEEVFGKMFGGDRFEVLIGNISIGKDMKEAFQQQHEEDPSDFTIGPNGKPILTPAGAQKKWSREKKVAEEKARQRQARVDQLATHLINKLNIYTEAAKGPQDEMVGASFKEICRLEADDLKDENYGVELLHAIGKTYQAKSSQHLASSQFAPLGWFHGAKSSFNVVSDTVSTLRSAMELKAVFERLQRAEQSGMSADELRKLEEQAAEQGMRTMWKGVKLEVESVVRDTCEKVLSDPTLPKEKLHSRAVALGLMGEAFLAIRKEGETHGEDFVRVETPASKQREASHTTTHAPPPVPPRPENTTSATQDAQLKEKEETLKAAYRAYESKRQGNP
- a CDS encoding transcriptional activator, putative, whose amino-acid sequence is MQQLLNPFAQKYPDAVDSTLFTQGVCLAFNRSGPFAGHYLAVGNSHGTVEIWDVETRGVVRILEGHVKAVEGLSWSRNNRYLLSASSDGTAIVWDLSVLPHPLLSPRTPLTGEPHAGPSSARLHTVRFDSPVISASFHPRNSRIILAVLSCGEAVIVDMRKGGGKYRLEDVSDEDETAVNRKRISMTCGDFSPCGSRVYVGTSNGMLIVIDPMTRQILQRAKLANSGIRQLSFDTSGFHLLTSATDRALRLLHIDPLTLSLSPLHRFQDLINRTPWNSIGFSGDAEYVMGGAAHKMAHNVFIWDRESGVLVKVLEGPKEPLIACTWHPTKPIIASITTSGDVHVWQTSSPDNWAAFAPGFEELEENVEYDEREDEFDIEDETELNRRKDLEEDIIIDLLTPQEDAFPRRARPIISLPSNIIFANDDEQLEAMRFIESISNVAKWADREAAVYEDALVSGDGEQEELGEAANGAADGDDWEGFYLSQDLLSDIRSDDAGT